One Phaseolus vulgaris cultivar G19833 chromosome 4, P. vulgaris v2.0, whole genome shotgun sequence DNA window includes the following coding sequences:
- the LOC137837243 gene encoding small ribosomal subunit protein eS27y, whose protein sequence is MVLQNDIDLLNPPAELEKRKHKLKRLVQSPNSFFMDVKCQGCFNITTVFSHSQTVVVCGNCQTVLCQPTGGRARLTEGCSFRKKGD, encoded by the exons ATG GTTCTTCAGAACGATATTGATTTGCTGAACCCTCCAGCTGAGTTGGAGAAGAGAAAGCACAAACTCAAGCGTCTTGTTCAGTCACCAAATTCCTTTTTCATG GATGTCAAGTGCCAGGGCTGTTTCAACAT AACAACTGTGTTTAGCCACTCTCAGACAGTTGTGGTATGCGGTAACTGCCAGACTGTGCTGTGCCAACCAACAGGTGGACGTGCAAGGTTAACTGAAGGTTGCTCTTTTAGGAAGAAGGGGGATTAA